The Solanum pennellii chromosome 11, SPENNV200 genome contains a region encoding:
- the LOC107004129 gene encoding glutaredoxin-C6-like: MQGVRRYSPLTDGGGVTLELTTTTNSPLAIDVTESTEMRIRRLISENPVVIFTRSGCCMCHVMKRLLLSAVSVHPTVIQLEEEEIAALPAGAGDGAEDGGEMPAMYIGGTRVGGFESLVALHLSGGLVPKLVEVGAITEMVL, from the coding sequence ATGCAAGGCGTCCGCCGTTACTCGCCGTTAACTGACGGCGGCGGAGTAACGCTAGAACTCACAACGACCACCAATTCGCCGCTAGCAATCGACGTGACGGAATCGACGGAGATGAGAATCCGGCGACTGATCTCCGAGAATCCCGTCGTGATTTTCACCCGATCCGGCTGCTGCATGTGCCACGTCATGAAACGGCTGTTATTATCCGCCGTTAGCGTTCACCCAACCGTTATTCAATTGGAAGAAGAAGAGATCGCCGCCCTCCCTGCCGGCGCCGGAGACGGCGCGGAGGACGGCGGTGAGATGCCGGCTATGTACATCGGAGGGACACGTGTCGGTGGATTCGAAAGCCTCGTGGCACTTCACCTTAGTGGTGGCCTTGTTCCTAAGCTTGTGGAAGTTGGTGCAATTACTGAAATGGTATTGTAA